The sequence below is a genomic window from Gemmatimonadota bacterium.
AAGCGCTTCATGGCATCCGAACGGATCCGGTGCAGCCAGAGCGGCGCATCCATGGTCCGGATACGGTCGTAAGCATCATAAAACGAGGTGTATCGCGTGTCCGCAGTCTGTTTCAATGCTTCTGTCATTTCGTGTTCCCGTTCTCCCTTTGAGGACTCAGCCGGCAGCTTCCACTTCTTCCCGTATCCACTCGTAGCCCTTTTCTTCCAGTTCGAAGGCCAGCTCTTTCCTGCCCGACTTCACGATCCGGCCCTGGTACATGACATGGACGTAGTCCGGCACGACGTAGTCCAGCAGTCGCTGGTAGTGGGTGATGACGATCATGGCGTTGTCCGCGGTGCGCTGCTGGTTGATCCCGTGGGCCACGATGCGCATGGCATCGATGTCCAGCCCGGAATCCGTCTCGTCCAGAATGGAAAGGGTCGGTTCGAGCACGGCCATGTGGAAGATCTCATTGCGTTTCTTCTCGCCGCCGGAAAAGTCCTCGTTCACAGGGCGCCGGGCCAGTTCGGGGTCCATGTCGACCTGTTTCATCTTATTGTCCAGCAGCCGCCGGAACGCGCCGGCGCTAATTTCCGGTTCGCCACGGTACTTCAGGCGTTCGTTCATCGCCGCCCGGAGGAAGTAGGCGTTGCTGACGCCGGGGATCTCCACCGGGTACTGAAAG
It includes:
- the sufC gene encoding Fe-S cluster assembly ATPase SufC — translated: MALLEIRNLRGGIKDQDIINGIDLTVDRGEVHAIMGPNGSGKSTLGKILAGHEEYEETGGTVRFQDKDLFELTPEERANEGMFLAFQYPVEIPGVSNAYFLRAAMNERLKYRGEPEISAGAFRRLLDNKMKQVDMDPELARRPVNEDFSGGEKKRNEIFHMAVLEPTLSILDETDSGLDIDAMRIVAHGINQQRTADNAMIVITHYQRLLDYVVPDYVHVMYQGRIVKSGRKELAFELEEKGYEWIREEVEAAG